Within the Leisingera thetidis genome, the region CCGATGGTGTCGATTCGGGCCACTGTGGCGGCGGCAGAAGGACAAGAGGTGCTGGAGGCGGAACATGCCGCGGAGTTGCTCAGCACGGCAAAGGGACTGTTCTATCAGGAAAGGAACTGGGAGCAGATCCTTGCGGCGTTCAAGAACGCCTCCTGGCATGCCCGGTTTTCGGCATGGCTGAATACCGGGAGCGTGGATGCCAAGCGCGATGATGCACGGGAAATGCTGCAGCATATGGCGGCATTTTTGAAGGGAGGGCAGACGGCCGGCTCGGTGCCGCCTGAAAAAGTTGAACGCACGCTTGCCTGGCAGGGCCTGGTGCGGCGGATCGAGACAGAGGACTGTTGCTCGCATAGTGAAGAGCGGCGGGTTCTGGATGAGCTGCGGCTGACACCGGACCGTTACAGAGAGTTCCACACCCGGGCCGCGCTGCGCCATCTGGCTTTGCGGCAGGCGGGAAAGGCCGGCCGCACGGTGGAGCGGGAAGCGCTGCAGGCCCAAATGGCCGCGCATCGCGGAACACTTGCATTGTTCAGCGGAAGCAAACTGCGGCAATGGCTGAAGGAAAACAGGCTGTCGGGTGCCGCGTATGAGAAACTGCTCGGTGAAAATGCCCTTGCCGGGGCTGCGTTGAACACCCTGAACAGTCAGCTGGGCCCGCACCTTCTGGCGGAACTGCGGCTGGCGGGCGTCTATGCCGGGCTGAAAACGAGGGCCGCGTCAAAGAAGCGTTATCTGGCAGCGCAGGACACGCTGGCTGGGCCGTTGACGGAACCGGAGCGGCTGCGCTTGACGGTTTGGTACTTTGAAATGCTGCTGCAGCGGGAGATCCCGGACCGCCTTGAGGAATACCTGAATTCGGTCGGCTGCAGGAGCCATGATGAATTCTATGAGCTGATCCGGCGCGAATTCATGTATCATCAGGGGTGCAAAACACAGCCCGCACCGGAAAGCAGGGACTAGGCAGGGCAAACGGGAGAGCCTCCGCAGTTCAGGAGGAGCGCATGGACGACCTTTATGAGACGTTAGGGGAAGCACCGGGAACCCGCTTTCTTTTATTTCCGCAAT harbors:
- a CDS encoding TfuA-like protein, whose protein sequence is MKAVVFAGPTIGAEEVRTFLDATVLPPAAQGDIYRAARRGAQAIGLIDGYFEGVPSVWHKEILWALEQGIAVFGSASMGALRAAELSSFGMIGVGSIYAAYASGAICDDDEVAVLHGPAELGFAPLSEPMVSIRATVAAAEGQEVLEAEHAAELLSTAKGLFYQERNWEQILAAFKNASWHARFSAWLNTGSVDAKRDDAREMLQHMAAFLKGGQTAGSVPPEKVERTLAWQGLVRRIETEDCCSHSEERRVLDELRLTPDRYREFHTRAALRHLALRQAGKAGRTVEREALQAQMAAHRGTLALFSGSKLRQWLKENRLSGAAYEKLLGENALAGAALNTLNSQLGPHLLAELRLAGVYAGLKTRAASKKRYLAAQDTLAGPLTEPERLRLTVWYFEMLLQREIPDRLEEYLNSVGCRSHDEFYELIRREFMYHQGCKTQPAPESRD